In a genomic window of Pontibacter liquoris:
- a CDS encoding protein-L-isoaspartate(D-aspartate) O-methyltransferase — MQTDSYRHKGMRRALIKVLRDKGIRDERVLAAIDAVPRHYFFEKAFLEQAYQDKAFPIGEGQTISQPYTVAFQTELLQVKSTDKVLEIGTGSGYQCSVLLQLTPHVYTIEYNRALYEKALVFFKKNGLRPYTFHGDGSQGLPQHAPYDKIIVTAGAPGVPRSLVQQLNIGGVLVIPVGNEKSQKMMRITRVEENEFTKEAFSDFKFVPLLGKSGWDAEL, encoded by the coding sequence ATGCAAACCGATTCGTACAGACACAAAGGTATGCGCCGGGCTCTGATCAAAGTGCTGCGCGACAAAGGCATTCGCGATGAGCGCGTTCTGGCGGCCATAGATGCTGTACCCCGGCATTACTTCTTCGAGAAAGCCTTTCTGGAACAGGCTTATCAGGACAAAGCCTTCCCCATCGGCGAAGGGCAGACTATTTCGCAGCCTTACACGGTGGCCTTCCAGACCGAGTTGCTGCAGGTAAAATCCACCGACAAAGTGCTGGAGATCGGCACCGGCTCAGGTTACCAGTGCAGCGTGCTGCTGCAGCTCACGCCCCACGTTTATACCATCGAGTATAACCGGGCCCTGTATGAAAAAGCGCTGGTGTTCTTCAAAAAGAATGGGCTCCGGCCTTATACTTTCCACGGCGACGGCTCACAGGGTTTGCCGCAGCATGCACCCTATGATAAGATCATTGTCACGGCCGGGGCGCCGGGGGTGCCCAGAAGTCTGGTGCAGCAGCTAAATATAGGCGGTGTGCTGGTGATACCGGTAGGCAACGAGAAAAGCCAGAAGATGATGCGCATCACGCGCGTGGAGGAAAATGAATTTACGAAGGAGGCCTTCTCCGATTTCAAGTTTGTGCCCCTGCTTGGCAAATCTGGCTGGGACGCCGAACTATAG
- a CDS encoding acyl-CoA thioesterase: protein MRKQKKVKDSYVIMTELVLPNDTNTLHNLMGGRMMHWMDIVSAIAAQKHSNRIVVTASVDNVSFAESIKLGNVVTLEAKVTRAFNSSMEVHIVVYAEDIPSGKKVKSNQAYFTFVAVDQLGNPIDVPEAVPESAEEIEHYEGAMRRRQLRLVLAGRMKPSDADELKTFFDITDETL from the coding sequence ATGCGCAAGCAAAAAAAAGTAAAAGATTCTTATGTGATCATGACCGAGTTGGTGTTACCCAACGACACCAACACCCTGCACAACCTGATGGGTGGCCGCATGATGCATTGGATGGATATTGTATCGGCCATTGCCGCACAGAAACACTCGAACCGCATTGTGGTTACGGCCTCCGTAGACAATGTTTCGTTTGCTGAAAGTATAAAACTGGGCAACGTGGTAACCCTGGAGGCAAAGGTTACACGCGCTTTCAACTCCTCGATGGAAGTACATATTGTGGTGTATGCCGAAGACATTCCGAGCGGCAAGAAAGTGAAGTCGAACCAGGCCTACTTTACCTTTGTGGCAGTAGACCAGCTGGGCAACCCGATCGATGTGCCGGAAGCCGTGCCCGAATCAGCCGAAGAGATCGAGCATTATGAGGGCGCTATGCGCCGCCGCCAGCTGCGACTGGTACTGGCCGGCCGCATGAAACCGAGCGATGCCGACGAGCTGAAGACCTTTTTTGATATTACCGACGAAACATTATAA
- a CDS encoding TlpA disulfide reductase family protein, producing the protein MKYSKFIAFAAATALLAACQGNKSTSNEDGYTVQGHLQNAAAGNKVYLLELGDQQFIARDTAEIGKDGSFTFEGTVKEPTMYRITLDQQNGLMLVLDNEKIKLDADAKDINGTAKIEGSEESVVFQQLNKLVNESKMQQMKLEQRFQQASEAGQADSMVAIQQEYAALQKQVKNFIAQHPKSVVAAFGTATLVDPVNDFAFADSMATLLNKNIPDSKYTLLLNERLKPYRNTAIGQLAPDISLPTPDGGTKSLSSLRGKYVLVDFWASWCGPCRKENPNVVKMYNKYKGKGFEIFGVSLDQSKDKWLKAIADDQLTWPHVSDLKGWQSSAAQLYNVDAIPQTVLIDPDGKIIAKGLRGEDLEQKLATLLK; encoded by the coding sequence ATGAAATATTCTAAGTTTATCGCATTTGCCGCTGCCACAGCCTTGCTGGCCGCTTGCCAGGGTAATAAATCCACTTCAAACGAAGACGGGTATACGGTACAGGGACACCTGCAGAATGCTGCGGCCGGAAACAAAGTATACCTGCTGGAGCTGGGCGATCAGCAGTTCATTGCCCGCGACACAGCGGAGATCGGTAAGGATGGCTCCTTTACTTTTGAGGGGACGGTGAAAGAGCCGACCATGTACCGCATCACCCTCGATCAACAGAATGGCCTGATGCTGGTACTGGACAACGAAAAGATCAAGCTGGATGCCGATGCCAAAGACATCAACGGTACGGCCAAAATCGAAGGATCGGAAGAGTCGGTTGTTTTTCAGCAGCTCAACAAGCTGGTAAACGAATCCAAAATGCAGCAGATGAAGCTGGAGCAACGTTTCCAGCAGGCTTCAGAAGCCGGACAGGCCGATTCGATGGTAGCCATTCAGCAGGAGTACGCTGCGTTGCAGAAGCAGGTGAAAAACTTTATCGCGCAGCATCCCAAATCGGTGGTAGCGGCCTTCGGTACAGCTACGCTGGTGGATCCGGTGAATGATTTTGCTTTTGCCGACAGTATGGCTACACTGCTCAACAAGAACATCCCCGACTCAAAGTATACCCTGCTGCTAAACGAGCGCCTGAAGCCATACCGCAACACAGCTATCGGGCAGCTGGCCCCGGATATTTCGTTGCCAACGCCGGATGGCGGCACAAAGTCGCTCTCATCTCTGCGCGGCAAGTATGTGCTGGTTGATTTCTGGGCAAGCTGGTGTGGCCCGTGCCGCAAAGAGAACCCGAACGTGGTGAAGATGTATAACAAGTATAAAGGCAAAGGTTTTGAGATCTTTGGCGTGTCGCTGGACCAGTCGAAAGACAAATGGCTGAAAGCGATTGCCGATGACCAGCTTACCTGGCCGCATGTGTCGGACCTGAAGGGTTGGCAAAGCAGCGCGGCGCAGCTCTACAACGTCGATGCCATTCCACAAACCGTGCTCATCGATCCGGACGGCAAGATCATTGCCAAAGGATTGCGTGGCGAAGACCTGGAGCAAAAACTGGCAACCCTGCTCAAGTAG